The Scyliorhinus torazame isolate Kashiwa2021f chromosome 17, sScyTor2.1, whole genome shotgun sequence genome includes a window with the following:
- the LOC140394146 gene encoding protein ELFN1-like, which translates to MALHSLVLWISLISLMNATGVYGDCWLIEGEKGFVWLAICSQNQPPYESIPQHINSTIVDLRLNENKIKSVQYSSLNRFGNLTELNLTKNQISYIEDGAFSAQYNLRVLQLGFNKLRNITDGILRGLGRLEYLYLQANLIEVVSPNSFWECPNVMNIDLSMNRLQTLESSTFLGLGKLTTCELYGNPFYCSCNLLGFLKWLVQFNNTTRSYDRTQCTSPSDFAGYLLLNQGQASSKDALSVLASMCNEDLYSIDPRFIFTQKPSTTAIPESPCEAEDCPSGEESTPLISFQTPFMKVDDTPVIKLKEISYTTATLMVHIPFPIRKENILVQYNNSMYTDIKSLSTEKEEIKIEELIPHTNYTYCVTSIHNSLRYNQTCVTFTTRAKTKAKPLPAASNTTHYIMTILGCLFGIVIILGMIYYCLRKKKEEQVKNKKSGNAKKTIIELKYAPELETITITQMAQKPAPPSDIMSSRMPFLPSAGDLEEYNLQEVIESPKLSRGNYMDVRTGEHPYHRDILESMFGESQDSAAEISTIAKEVDQVNLIINNCIDALQTETSSFRGPSARTMSSVDSQDFLVAEQSQGKSGFLSPIYRESYHPLKRHSSMDAAPKCPSISSNCSIRSPRSVRSEIYAGPRYKSEAKYIERTSPTRSAILTGTPCRIVRSETGPMQPYSDHSHLYAGLHHGERKQVRSPSPCVLEALPRSRSRRNLAYTQFSPQYHSVSYASSPEYSSKPSKGVWERYKPHEKWHRKDEYLAAGYALRKKVQFATDEDLHDILDYWKGVSSQHKS; encoded by the coding sequence ATGGCTCTGCACAGTCTTGTTCTCTGGATCTCTCTAATCTCATTGATGAATGCTACTGGAGTTTATGGTGACTGCTGGCTCATTGAAGGGGAGAAAGGATTTGTGTGGCTGGCAATTTGTAGCCAAAACCAACCCCCATATGAATCCATTCCTCAGCACATCAACAGCACCATTGTGGACCTCCGGCTGAATGAGAATAAGATCAAAAGTGTTCAATATTCCTCACTGAACAGATTTGGCAACTTGACAGAGCTTAATCTGACCAAAAATCAAATTTCTTACATTGAGGATGGAGCCTTTTCTGCCCAGTACAACTTGCGTGTTTTGCAACTAGGATTCAATAAGCTTCGAAACATCACTGATGGAATCCTGCGGGGGCTAGGGAGGCTGGAATACCTCTATCTCCAGGCCAACCTTATTGAGGTGGTAAGTCCCAATTCCTTTTGGGAATGCCCCAATGTTATGAACATTGACCTGTCCATGAACAGGTTGCAAACGTTGGAAAGTTCCACCTTCCTTGGTCTTGGCAAGCTCACGACTTGTGAACTCTATGGCAACCCGTTTTACTGCTCCTgcaatttgctgggcttcctgaaaTGGCTGGTGCAGTTCAACAACACCACCAGGAGCTACGATCGGACTCAATGTACATCTCCTTCAGATTTTGCTGGGTACCTTTTGCTGAACCAAGGCCAAGCCAGTTCCAAGGACGCATTGAGTGTGCTTGCCTCCATGTGCAATGAAGATCTTTATTCGATTGATCCCAGGTTCATCTTCACACAGAAACCCTCAACTACTGCCATCCCAGAAAGTCCTTGTGAAGCTGAAGATTGTCCGTCAGGTGAAGAATCTACACCATTGATATCCTTTCAGACCCCTTTTATGAAGGTTGATGACACACCAGTAATAAAGTTAAAAGAGATCAGCTACACAACAGCAACCCTGATGGTCCATATTCCATTCCCTATCAGGAAAGAAAACATATTGGTACAATATAATAACAGCATGTACACAGATATAAAGAGCCTTTCCACAGAAAAGGAGGAAATTAAAATTGAAGAGTTAATTCCCCACACGAACTATACATATTGTGTGACTTCCATTCATAATTCGCTGAGATACAATCAAACGTGTGTAACATTCACTACAAGGGCGAAAACCAAAGCAAAGCCATTGCCAGCCGCTTCCAATACTACTCATTACATCATGACCATTCTGGGTTGCCTCTTTGGGATAGTCATAATCTTAGGCATGATCTATTATTGCCTGCGCAAAAAAAAGGAGGAGCAAGTGAAGAACAAGAAATCAGGAAACGCCAAGAAGACTATAATTGAGTTGAAATATGCCCCAGAGCTAGAGACCATCACCATCACCCAAATGGCACAGAAGCCCGCTCCACCCTCGGACATCATGTCATCCAGGATGCCTTTTCTGCCATCAGCAGGGGATCTGGAAGAGTACAATCTCCAGGAGGTGATCGAAAGTCCAAAACTTAGTCGAGGGAATTATATGGACGTGAGGACAGGAGAACATCCGTATCACAGAGACATCCTCGAGAGTATGTTTGGGGAGAGCCAGGATTCTGCCGCTGAGATATCGACCATAGCAAAAGAAGTGGATCAAGTGAATCTGATAATCAATAACTGCATTGACGCTCTGCAGACAGAGACTAGCTCTTTCCGAGGCCCCAGTGCTAGGACCATGTCGTCAGTGGATTCCCAGGACTTTCTGGTTGCTGAACAGTCCCAAGGGAAATCTGGGTTTCTGTCCCCTATTTACCGGGAAAGCTACCACCCACTGAAGAGACATAGCAGTATGGATGCAGCACCAAAGTGTCCCAGTATCTCATCCAACTGCTCCATCCGTAGCCCTAGGTCAGTGCGCTCTGAGATCTATGCCGGTCCCAGGTATAAATCTGAGGCGAAATATATTGAAAGGACATCTCCGACACGCAGTGCCATCTTGACTGGGACCCCGTGTCGAATTGTAAGATCAGAAACGGGACCAATGCAACCCTACAGTGACCACTCACACCTGTACGCTGGCTTGCACCATGGCGAGCGAAAGCAGGTGAGGAGTCCAAGCCCATGTGTCCTTGAAGCCCTCCCACGATCTCGATCCAGGAGAAATCTGGCCTACACTCAGTTCTCGCCGCAGTACCACAGCGTCAGCTATGCCTCCAGCCCAGAATACTCCAGCAAACCCTCCAAGGGGGTCTGGGAGCGATACAAACCTCATGAGAAATGGCACAGGAAGGATGAATACCTCGCTGCAGGGTATGCGCTGAGGAAGAAAGTACAGTTTGCAACAGATGAGGACTTGCATGATATTCTAGATTACTGGAAAGGAGTTTCCAGCCAGCACAAATCTTGA